In Gemmatimonadota bacterium, the genomic window GCACGCTTCCAGCGCGTTTTTGATTTCGGATGGTTCCATCATCTTGGGCATGTGCTCCTTTCTAAAACCGCCTGAACGCTTCTTCCAGCAGTTCCTGGTCGCGGATGGAGTCCGCCCCGGAGGAACGGACCGGGTCGCCGGACCGTATGCAATCCAGGAAGTGGGCATTCGCCCGGCGGAACGCCCAGTCCCTCGGCGCCTGCGGCTGGGCGTGCTCCTGTACGTCACCCGCCTGGTAGACCGAGACCCGGGCCGGCACGTTCCTGAGCAGCGGGGGCGGCGTAAGGACCTCCACCCATCCGTCTTCGAAATACACCTTGACGCCCTCGTCCCAGAAATTCGCCGTCAGGCGTCCCAGTTCCAGCACCGTGTTAAAGCCGTCCATGGTGAATACCATCAATTTGGTCGGGCCGTCAAGGGCCGCGTAATTCAGTACCCGGACCTCGCCCAGCAGGTAGCGCATCAGATTGATGTTGTGGCAATACAGGTTGTTCAGGCTGTAGATCTCGCGGACGCGTTCCTGCTCCAGCCAATCCGGGGGCCGCGGCTCGACTTCCGGGTAGCTCTCGTCCGTTCGGATCGGCGTTCCGGCGTTGCAGA contains:
- a CDS encoding Gfo/Idh/MocA family oxidoreductase, whose protein sequence is MASSNNERIRIGFVGAGFMGQLVHLPNFTEMAGCEVVALADRRPRLARLVADRFGVTKTCDSHEELCADPAIDAIVQITSDDAHAPVSIDALNAGKHVYLEKPIATNLADARRMVEAADRNERQLMVGYMKRFDTGVELARSIIEELTSSGEIGAITHARGHCFAGDWICNAGTPIRTDESYPEVEPRPPDWLEQERVREIYSLNNLYCHNINLMRYLLGEVRVLNYAALDGPTKLMVFTMDGFNTVLELGRLTANFWDEGVKVYFEDGWVEVLTPPPLLRNVPARVSVYQAGDVQEHAQPQAPRDWAFRRANAHFLDCIRSGDPVRSSGADSIRDQELLEEAFRRF